One genomic segment of Besnoitia besnoiti strain Bb-Ger1 chromosome VII, whole genome shotgun sequence includes these proteins:
- a CDS encoding IMC sub-compartment protein ISP3 (encoded by transcript BESB_078220), whose product MGNTACCGFDSDGAADLEIGREGEIRGCKPVDVARETFDSWLKRYESGDTMEVLFPDGHRIECNLKIDRPKNFMNLSFNQKVRPIQLDDVAAVLYGTDSRSSECADSKMLRNPCVVGFRLASSGRAIAFSFKDVSDAECFVTFLEKEIKKNQEAGKSSGSSN is encoded by the coding sequence ATGGGAAATACCGCGTGCTGCGGCTTTGACAGCGACGGTGCTGCAGACCTTGAGATAGGTCGAGAGGGGGAAATTCGCGGTTGCAAGCCCGTGGATGTCGCTAGAGAGACCTTCGACAGCTGGTTGAAACGCTACGAAAGTGGCGACACGATGGAAGTGCTCTTCCCTGATGGACACCGCATTGAGTGCAACCTGAAGATTGATCGTCCGAAAAATTTCATGAACCTCTCGTTCAACCAGAAAGTGCGTCCGATCCAGCTGGATGACGTCGCTGCTGTCCTCTACGGCACAGACTCACGTTCTTCTGAATGCGCAGACAGTAAAATGCTTCGCAACCCCTGCGTGGTGGGCTTCCGGCTCGCAAGCTCTGGCCGCGCTATTGCGTTTTCATTCAAGGACGTCAGCGACGCGGAGTGCTTTGTAACGTTCCTGGAGAAGGAAATCAAGAAGAACCAGGAGGCAGGCAAGTCATCGGGAAGCAGCAACTGA